The following proteins are co-located in the Hemiscyllium ocellatum isolate sHemOce1 chromosome 27 unlocalized genomic scaffold, sHemOce1.pat.X.cur. SUPER_27_unloc_4, whole genome shotgun sequence genome:
- the LOC132808237 gene encoding probable G-protein coupled receptor 139 — MHAPVIAPSFLVSYSILSAIGAPANLLAIIILSRGRCNLSPCITFYLVAIAVTDFFFIITAVILNRISRIYFRESVLSTTPVCTLSVVLVYATRDCSIWLTVAFTIDRFVAICCQKLKTRYCTEKTASLVIGIVCALCCVKNIPCYFIYEPLYILDGVSWFCNIKSNYYVWPAWQAYDWLFQIYTPSLPFFVILMLNVLTIRQIMVANRARRRLRVTEKQQDPEMAHRKRSIILLFAISLSFLLLWAPLVGHFIYVRLKTQSYFGGLDFSDPQYIFQETTNTLQLFSSCNNVFIYAISQNLFRKELMSLFMYPFATVTNFFKRRVE; from the exons ATGCACGCACCAGTCATTGCCCCCTCCTTCCTTGTTTCCTACTCAATTCTCTCTGCTATTGGCGCCCCTG CCAATTTGTTGGCAATCATAATTCTATCTCGAGGACGGTGCAATCTCTCCCCATGCATCACCTTCTACCTGGTGGCTATCGCagtgactgatttttttttcatcatcACCGCAGTCATCCTCAATCGAATCAGCCGCATCTATTTTCGGGAAAGTGTCTTGTCGACCACTCCTGTGTGCACTCTCAGCGTCGTACTGGTCTATGCCACGCGGGATTGTTCGATCTGGCTAACAGTCGCCTTTACCATCGACCGTTTCGTGGCCATCTGCTGCCAGAAGTTGAAGACCAGATACTGTACGGAGAAAACTGCGTCTCTGGTCATTGGAATTGTCTGTGCGCTGTGCTGCGTCAAGAACATTCCATGCTACTTTATCTACGAACCATTATACATCTTAGATGGGGTATCGTGGTTTTGTAACATCAAATCCAACTACTACGTCTGGCCAGCTTGGCAGGCTTATGATTGGCTCTTTCAGATTTATACCCCTTCTCTCCCCTTTTTCGTTATTCTGATGCTGAACGTCCTGACCATAAGACAGATCATGGTGGCCAACAGAGCCCGGAGGAGGCTCCGGGTTACAGAGAAACAACAAGACCCGGAGATGGCCCACCGGAAGAGATCCATCATCCTACTGTTCGCCATCTCTCTCAGCTTCCTCCTCCTGTGGGCCCCTCTTGTCGGACATTTCATCTACGTGCGACTTAAAACACAGAGCTACTTCGGTGGGTTAGATTTCAGTGACCCACAGTATATCTTCCAAGAGACGACCAACACACTTCAGTTATTCAGTTCCTGCAACAATGTCTTCATTTATGCAATATCTCAGAATTTGTTTCGAAAGGAGTTAATGAGCTTGTTTATGTACCCCTTCGCTACCGTCACCAATTTCTTTAAACGCAGAGTGGAATAA